Genomic segment of Penaeus monodon isolate SGIC_2016 chromosome 32, NSTDA_Pmon_1, whole genome shotgun sequence:
NNNNNNNNNNNNNNNNNNNNNNNNNNNNNNNNNNNNNNNNNNNNNNNNNNNNNNNNNNNNNNNNNNNNNNNNNNNNNNNNNNNNNNNNNNNNNNNNNNNNNNNNNNNNNNNNNNNNNNNNNNNNNNNNNNNNNNNNNNNNNNNNNNNNNNNNNNNNNNNNNNNNNNNNNNNNNNNNNNNNNNNNNNNNNNNNNNNNNNNNNNNNNNNNNNNNNNNNNNNNNNNNNNNNNNNNNNNNNNNNNNNNNNNNNNNNNNNNNNNNNNNNNNNNNNNNNNNNNNNNNNNNNNNNNNNNNNNNNNNNNNNNNNNNNNNNNNNNNNNNNNNNNNNNNNNNNNNNNNNNNNNNNNNNNNNNNNNNNNNNNNNNNNNNNNNNNNNNNNNNNNNNNNNNNNNNNNNNNNNNNNNNNNNNNNNNNNNNNNNNNNNNNNNNNNNNNNNNNNNNNNNNNNNNNNNNNNNNNNNNNNNNNNNNNNNNNNNNNNNNNNNNNNNNNNNNNNNNNNNNNNNNNNNNNNNNNNNNNNNNNNNNNNNNNNNNNNNNNNNNNNNNNNNNNNNNNNNNNNNNNNNNNNNNNNNNNNNNNNNNNNNNNNNNNNNNNNNNNNNNNNNNNNNNNNNNNNNNNNNNNNNNNNNNNNNNNNNNNNNNNNNNNNNNNNNNNNNNNNNNNNNNNNNNNNNNNNNNNNNNNNNNNNNNNNNNNNNNNNNNNNNNNNNNNNNNNNNNNNNNNNNNNNNNNNNNNNNNNNNNNNNNNNNNNNNNNNNNNNNNNNNNNNNNNNNNNNNNNNNNNNNNNNNNNNNNNNNNNNNNNNNNNNNNNNNNNNNNNNNNNNNNNNNNNNNNNNNNNNNNNNNNNNNNNNNNNNNNNNNNNNNNNNNNNNNNNNNNNNNNNNNNNNNNNNNNNNNNNNNNNNNNNNNNNNNNNNNNNNNNNNNNNNNNNNNNNNNNNNNNNNNNNNNNNNNNNNNNNNNNNNNNNNNNNNNNNNNNNNNNNNNNNNNNNNNNNNNNNNNNNNNNNNNNNNNNNNNNNNNNNNNNNNNNNNNNNNNNNNNNNNNNNNNNNNNNNNNNNNNNNNNNNNNNNNNNNNNNNNNNNNNNNNNNNNNNNNNNNNNNNNNNNNNNNNNNNNNNNNNNNNNNNNNNNNNNNNNNNNNNNNNNNNNNNNNNNNNNNNNNNNNCGTCATACTAAACTTCTATCATActattaatgatttaataatgtCATGATATGAAGTGTGATACTATATTTATTCTGATATTGATTTTACATACTATCAGTNNNNNNNNNNNNNNNNNNNNNNNNNNNNNNNNNNNNNNNNNNNNNNNNNNNNNNNNNNNNNNNNNNNNNNNNNNNNNNNNNNNNNNNNNNNNNNNNNNNNNNATNNNNNNNNNNNNNNNNNNNNNNNNNNNNNNNNATGGTAGACNNNNNNNNNNNNNNNNNNNNNNNNNNNNNNNNNNNNNNNNNNNNNNNNNNNNNNNNNNNNNNNNNNNNNNNNNNNNNNNNNNNNNNNNNNNNNNNNNNNNNNNNTATATATATATATANNNNNNNNNNNNNNNNNNNNNNNNNNNNNNNNNNNNNNNNNNNNNNNNNNNNNNNNNNNNNNNNNNNNNNNNNNNNNNNNNNNNNNNNNNNNNNNNNNNNNNNNNNNNNNNNNNNNNNNNNNNNNNNNNNNNNNNNNNNNNNNNNNNNNNNNNNNNNNNNNNTCGTagtatttatatgatcattttgcTTAAAGTCTTGGGTATGATTACTCCATGATAANNNNNNNNNNNNNNNNNNNNNNNNNNNNNNNNNNNNNNNNNNNNNNNNNNNNNNNNNNNNNNNNNNNNNNNNNNNNNNNNNNNNNNNNNNNNNNNNNNNNNNNNNNNNNNNNNNNNNNNNNNNNNNNNNNNNNNNNNNNNNNNNNNNNNNNNNNNNNNNNNNNNNNNNNNNNNNNNNNNNNNNNNNNNNNNNNNNNNNNNNNNNNNNNNNNNNNNNNNNNNNNNNNNNNNNNNNNNNNNNNNNNNNNNNNNNNNNNNNNNNNNNNNNNNNNNNNNNAAACATATAACATATNNNNNNNNNNNNNNNNNNNNNNNNNNNNNNNNNNNNNNNNNNNNNNNNNNNNNNNNNNNNNNNNNNNNNNNNNNNNNNNNNNNNNNNNNNNNNNNNNNNNNNNNNNNNNNNNNNNNNNNNNNNNNNNNNNNNNNNNNNNNNNNNNNNNNNNNNNNNNNNNNNNNNNNNNNNNNNNNNNNNNNNNNNNNNNNNNNNNNNNNNNNNNNNNNNNNNNNNNNNNNNNNNNNNNNNNNNNNNNNNNNNNNNNNNNNNNNNNNNNNNNNNNNNNNNNNNNNNNNNNNNNNNNNNNNNNNNNNNNNNNNNNNNNNNNNNNNNNNNNNNNNNNNNNNNNNNNNNNNNNNNNNNNNNNNNNNNNNNNNNNNNNNNNNNNNNNNNNNNNNNNNNNNNNNNNNNNNNNNNNNNNNNNNNNNNNNNNNNNNNNNNNNNNNNNNNNNNNNNNNNNNNNNNNNNNNNNNNNNNNNNNNNNNNNNNNNNNNNNNNNNNNNNNNNNNNNNNNNNNNNNNNNNNNNNNNNNNNNNNNNNNNNNNNNNNNNNNNNNNNNNGGGGCTGCTGCATTCTCTCAATTTTCTACACCCATCAATGAAACACTAGGTCTTTTCTTTAATACAGTTTTGTCTACTCTTTTCGCTNNNNNNNNNNNNNNNNNNNNNNNNNNNNNNNNNNNNNNNNNNNNNNNNNNNNNNNNNNNNNNNNNNNNNNNNNNNNNNNNgttatttatttactgaaaaataaTAANNNNNNNNNNNNNNNNNNNNNNNNNNNNNNNNNNNNNNNNNNNNNNNNNNNNNNNNNNNNNNNNNGGTGGGACTTAGGGGCGATGTCCCTGGGTAAGGAGTNNNNNNNNNNNNNNNNNNNNNNNNNNNNNNNNNNNNNNNNNNNNNNNNNNNNNNNNNNNNNNNNNNNNNNNNNNNNNNNNNNNNNNCATTGACAATNNNNNNNNNNNNNNNNNNNNNNNNNNNNNNNNNNNNNNNNNNNNNNNNNNNNNNNNNNNNTGTAAAAGTTGTATTGCAATGATGCGATGCTGTCTGTGTATGCAAGCCACAGTGCATatgcgttttatatattttaaaatagtttacTCAAATCTTTAGGGAAAATTATGAACAAGTATTACATTATTCCATTTCATTAAAATCGCATGAAAATTACGAAAACAGTAAGTTTTCGTTATTACAATATTAATTCCTTTCTCATGGTGATTTGCTGTTCGCCCATCGTGGGCCAGAGGATTTAGAAGGAGGACTGGCACTGGGGATCTAGAAGGAGGACCCTACGACCACTCCCGCCGCCCGCTGCTCCTCGGCGAATCGGATCTGCTCGANNNNNNNNNNNNNNNNNNNNNNNNNNNNNNNNNNNNNNNNNNNNNNNNNNNNNAAGCCGTTCTCGTTGGCGATGTAGGTGACTTCGGCGATGGTGCCGTCGGGGAGGGTGAACCTGgtcgaaagggaaggaaggagtgcgAGGAATTTCAAAGGGGCAAAACGCCGTTATTTTACAATCACTCGCGGTGTTATTATTTTGGCTGTTTTAATTTGTCTGTATAGCTTtgtgtctatatttgtatatatgtatatgaatttacagAGGCAGAGAGGCGAATTAAAAATATCtacatacacgcaaatacataACACGCAAGTATATTTTTTTACGCATTCAAACGTTCAGGAAGAACGAGCAACAGCGGCATCAGCCTACCTGTAGGACCCCTGGATGTTGCTCTGGCCTTCGGCGCCAGGAGTGCCAACGGCAGACACGAAGGTGCCATCGTCGGACTCGAACTCGTACTTGAAGTTGCCGTCGCCGTCATCCTGGCGGTCGTCGCGAAGGATGGCGACCGGGTCGTCCTGAGGGCGGGGAGCGGCGAGGGCCACGGCAGCCAGGCAGGCGAGGACGATCTAAGTTCGGAGAGAACCAACGGTGTGATTATGTGCTGGTAACAACAGTCAGTATTGTGGGCGTTGTTATGAGCAGATNNNNNNNNNNNNNNNNNNNNNNNNNNNNNNNNNNNNNNNNNNNATCCTTCCTTTATAGCTACGATCTGAAAAAAGAGATGAGGGTTTCGTTTCTTGTGCGGCAAGGCTCATGCTCTTGCAGATAATGCTAAACGTGACTGCCGTTGCTGCTATTACTTATGGTCCTAATCTATTTCTACAATTGTTAACTGAAAATTGTTAACAAGAAATGCGTNNNNNNNNNNNNNNNNNNNNNNNNNNNNNNNNNNNNNNNNNNNNNNNNNNNNNNNNNNNNNNNNNNNNNNNNNNNNNNNNNNNNNNNNNNNNNNNNNNNNNNNNNNNNNNNNNNNNNNNNNNNNNNNNNNNNNNNNNNNNNNNNNNNNNNNNNNNNNNNNNNNNNNNNNNNNNNNNNNNNNNNNNNNNNNNNNNNNNNNNNNNNNNNNNNNNNNNNNNNNNNNNNNNNNNNNNNNNNNNNNNNNNNNNNNNNNNNNNNNNNNNNNNNNNNNNNNNNNNNNNNNNNNNNNNNNNNNNNNNNNNNNNNNNNNNNNNNNNNNNNNNNNNNNNNNNNNNNNNNNNNNNNNNNNNNNNNNNNNNNNNNNNNNNNNNNNNNNNNNNNNNNNNNNNNNNNNNNNNNNNNNNNNNNNNNNNNNNNNNNNNNNNNNNNNNNNNNNNNNNNNNNNNNNNNNNNNNNNNNNNNNNNNNNNNNNNNNNNNNNNNNNNNNNNNNNNNNNNNNNNNNNNNNNNNNNNNNNNNNNNNNNNNNNNNNNNNNNNCGGAAACGCAAAAAACAGCATCCGTAGAAAATAAGCCTCAAACCCCCTCACAAAAAACTGACACTCCCTGAGCAACTCCTACGTCCTGCTACAATATACTATGACTAAGAATCGAATATAGCCGCAGAGTCCGTCTAGGATGTACAGTGACAATAAGTATTCACCAGCTTCATTTCGTCGGTTCGGTGAGCGTGTAGATACTGCCAGGGAAAGATGAAGGAGCTATATATATACGGCTTCCATCTAGGCTGCTGAGGTCATCGGGACGACGCGAAGGACAAACTGCTAAGGACCCAAAAGCTCATTCCATAGGACTGGCACGTGCGTGGCCACTGGTACTTTCATTGTTGCGGAGGAggattttttgttgcttttgctcATCTTCATTTTACGACTGAGCTATTTCTGGAAGTCGCTGTGCACCCCCGGCTTTTCTGttccatacatattttttaacataaatgTATTCTAATATTAATGCGACGtggatatatgcaaataaatattatTCAGGCACAAAAGTGAGGGAAGACCTAGACTGATAATGAGACAAGGTAACCATAAGAGTAGCGGTAATTATGCAAATTATAAATGGCGATAATGGGGCTAATGGAAACAACACAAAATGAAGAACAGAGTGAAAGACCATATATGAACATCCACCTGAGAGTATCAACATTATAAACATTGATTATATATCTGGTCAAATTNNNNNNNNNNNNNNNNNNNNNNNNNNNNNNNNNNNNNNNNNNNNNNNNNNNNNNNNNNNNNNNNNNNNNNNNNNNNNNNNNNNNNNNNNNNNNNNNNNNNNNNNNNNNNNNNNNNNNNNNNNNNNNNNNNNNNNNNNNNNNNNNNNNNNNNNNNNNNNNNNNNNNNNNNNNNNNNNNNNNNNNNNNNNNNNNNNNNNNNNNNNNNNNNNNNNNNNNNNNNNNNNNNNNNNNNNNNNNNNNNNNNNNNNNNNNNNNNNNNNNNNNNNNNNNNNNNNNNNNNNNNNNNNNNNNNNNNNNNNNNNNNNNNNNNNGACGCGCTGCGTATCTCCCATGAATAAACAAACATGGTTCGACCTTGTGCCGTTGAGTACAAAATGTGTTTCGTACTTTTACAGACAACTTCGTCCTTTCATACTCTCCTTATCTCGACGTCTTTGTCTGCAAACTGTAACTTCCATTAACCCTTCTGAACGTGTTATTAAAAAGACCCACGTCTAGAAAATTCAGCATTACAAAATAAACCAATGTTCCAGATGTCGTCAAGACAACAGTGTTAGTGGCAATCAAGATTCTACATAATAAGGACCTCGAGGGAAGCGTTTGTGCGAAATTTATGGCTGGGATATCCGTGGCCAAGTCCTAACCACACTGGACTTAAAGGGAGAAGTTAGCCATCCGCCCCTATAGGCTATGGTGATGTACCATAACCAACGGCCTCCTAAACCCATTTATGGTGCAGCTGACCCATCTTCTCTCATCCATGCTGAAGAAAGTTCCTTATTGTCATGCTGAGCGttggagaaggaagatggggagaaatTTAAAGGAGAAGGTTATGAGTTTATAATGGAATGGATAATCACATGAGTAACTANNNNNNNNNNNNNNNNNNNNNNNNNNNNNNNNNNNNNNNNNNNNNNNNNNNNNNNNNNNNNNNNNNNNNNNNNNNNNNNNNNNNNNNNNNNNNNNNNNNNNNNNNNNNNNNNNNNNNNNNNNNNNNNNNNNNNNNNNNNNNNNNNNNNNNNNNNNNNNNNNNNNNNNNNNNNNNNNNNNNNNNNNNNNNNNNNNNNNNNNNNNNNNNNNNNNNNNNNNNNNNNNNNNNNNNNNNNNNNNNNNNNNNNNNNNNNNNNNNNNNNNNNNNNNNNNNNNNNNNNNNNNNNNNNNNNNNNNNNNNNNNNNNNNNNNNNNNNNNNNNNNNNNNNNNNNNNNNNNNNNNNNNNNNNNNNNNNNNNNNNNNNNNNNNNNNNNNNNNNNNNNNNNNNNNNNNNNNNNNNNNNNNNNNNNNNNNNNNNNNNNNNNNNNNNNNNNNNNNNNNNNNNNNNNNNNNNNNNNNNNNNNNNNNNNNNNNNNNNNNNNNNNNNNNNNNNNNNNNNNNNNNNNNNNNNNNNNNNNNNNNNNNNNNNNNNNNNNNNNNNNNNNNNNNNNNNNNNNNNNNNNNNNNNNNNNNNNNNNNNNNNNNNNNNNNNNNNNNNNNNNNNNNNNNNNNNNNNNNNNNNNNNNNNNNNNNNNNNNNNNNNNNNNNNNNNNNNNNNNNNNNNNNNNNNNNNNNNNNNNNNNNNNNNNNNNNNNNNNNNNNNNNNNNNNNNNNNNNNNNNNNNNNNNNNNNNNNNNNNNNNNNNNNNNNNNNNNNNNNNNNNNNNNNNNNNNNNNNNNNNNNNNNNNNNNNNNNNNNNNNNNNNNNNNNNNNNNNNNNNNNNNNNNNNNNNNNNNNNNNNNNNNNNNNNNNNNNNNNNNNNNNNNNNNNNNNNNNNNNNNNNNNNNNNNNNNNNNNNNNNNNNNNNNNNNNNNNNNNNNNNNNNNNNNNNNNNNNNNNNNNNNNNNNNNNNNNNNNNNNNNNNNNNNNNNNNNNNNNNNNNNNNNNNNNNNNNNNNNNNNNNNNNNNNNNNNNNNNNNNNNNNNNNNNNNNNNNNNNNNNNNNNNNNNNNNNNNNNNNNNNNNNNNNNNNNNNNNNNNNNNNNNNNNNNNNNNNNNNNNNNNNNNNNNNNNNNNNNNNNNNNNNNNNNNNNNNNNNNNNNNNNNNNNNNNNNNNNNNNNNNNNNNNNNNNNNNNNNNNNNNNNNNNNNNNNNNNNNNNNNNNNNNNNNNNNNNNNNNNNNNNNNNNNNNNNNNNNNNNNNNNNNNNNNNNNNNNNNNNNNNNNNNNNNNNNNNNNNNNNNNNNNNNNNNNNNNNNNNNNNNNNNNNNNNNNNNNNNNNNNNNNNNNNNNNNNNNNNNNNNNNNNNNNNNNNNNNNNNNNNNNNNNNNNNNNNNNNNNNNNNNNNNNNNNNNNNNNNNNNNNNNNNNNNNNNNNNNNNNNNNNNNNNNNNNNNNNNNNNNNNNNNNNNNNNNNNNNNNNNNNNNNNNNNNNNNNNNNNNNNNNNNNNNNNNNNNNNNNNNNNNNNNNNNNNNNNNNNNNNNNNNNNNNNNNNNNNNNNNNNNNNNNNNNNNNNNNNNNNNNNNNNNNNNNNNNNNNNNNNNNNNNNNNNNNNNNNNNNNNNNNNNNNNNNNNNNNNNNNNNNNNNNNNNNNNNNNNNNNNNNNNNNNNNNNNNNNNNNNNNNNNNNNNNNNNNNNNNNNNNNNNNNNNNNNNNNNNNNNNNNNNNNNNNNNNNNNNNNNNNNNNNNNNNNNNNNNNNNNNNNNNNNNNNNNNNNNNNNNNNNNNNNNNNNNNNNNNNNNNNNNNNNNNNNNNNNNNNNNNNNNNNNNNNNNNNNNNNNNNNNNNNNNNNNNNNNNNNNNNNNNNNNNNNNNNNNNNNNNNNNNNNNNNNNNNNNNNNNNNNNNNNNNNNNNNNNNNNNNNNNNNNNNNNNNNNNNNNNNNNNNNNNNNNNNNNNNNNNNNNNNNNNNNNNNNNNNNNNNNNNNNNNNNNNNNNNNNNNNNNNNNNNNNNNNNNNNNNNNNNNNNNNNNNNNNNNNNNNNNNNNNNNNNNNNNNNNNNNNNNNNNNNNNNNNNNNNNNNNNNNNNNNNNNNNNNNNNNNNNNNNNNNNNNNNNNNNNNNNNNNNNNNNNNNNNNNNNNNNNNNNNNNNNNNNNNNNNNNNNNNNNNNNNNNNNNNNNNNNNNNNNNNNNNNNNNNNNNNNNNNNNNNNNNNNNNNNNNNNNNNNNNNNNNNNNNNNNNNNNNNNNNNNNNNNNNNNNNNNNNNNNNGTATTAGGATATATTGTAGAAAAATGTAACATGAACAATGCTCAAGAAActtgagaacaaaaaaaaaagagaaaatccacATATTCATAATGTTTCAATATGAAGTCTGCTACACTTATTGCAGTATTTGCTCTGACTGCATTTAACATGGAGCAAGTGCAAACCCAAAAGCAAGTCATACTTACATAAAAGGAAATTATGGTACAAGAATGGGCAGTGGGAAACGAGGATAACCAGTTTTAGATAACTTTCTGTTGGTGAAAGACATGATaagcaaaaatttattttaggtTTATGCTAAAACACGTATCAAACATGTATATGATTAGCTGTATAGATGGATAATGATAAGCTATATGTTATAAAGTGAATTAAATATCGCGTGAAAAGCTGAGGGAAACTAACTGATAGTTAAGAAAATATTTGTTATTGAAATAAGTTCGACCTTATAATGCATGTGAGGAAAATGGTGAATCTTTAAGTAAACTTAAAGATTCAAATTTGCAATATCACAAGAGAGAAAGGCCGCAAGTNNNNNNNNNNNNNNNNNNNNNNNNNNNNNNNNNNNNNNNNNNNNNNNNNNNNNNNNNNNNNNNNNNNNNNNNNNNNNNNNAATGGAAGTGTNNNNNNNNNNNNNNNNNNNNNNNNNNNNNNNNNNNNNNNNNNNNNNNNNNNNNNNNNNNNNNTtgctgtaatgataaaaaaaagagacacagcAGTATATGGAAGGAAATATTGTACTTCAGAAAGTGGACTCTAAACTAAAGGTATTACTGACAATAGTATATAGTCctgatgaatattattaatatcttagttaatttatgaatattataaatctCTTAGTTTATATCATAAATCTCTTAGctgattaatattataaatttcttagtttatgaatattataaatctCTTAGTTAGCTGATGAATTTCATAAATTTCTTAGTTTTAAAGGAGTATTTGTGGCACACAGCTAAGTATTTGGTATTATATCTCAATTCACGAGAGAGAACAATTAGATGAAATGTTCTTGGTCCGATTCTTCATTTACATATAGGCACATATCGATGGGTTTCTAGATATACTATTGTTGGTGTTTATAGCTCTTGACACATACTCATACGGAGTACGCTttcagtaatgaaataataattgcacGTTGATATGTACGAAGGAATGTATACACACTAAATAcgatcattacaaaaaaaagaaaaaaaggtcgtTTAATGTAAAAGAatattattgattgattatttgttCTATTGATGAAT
This window contains:
- the LOC119593300 gene encoding cuticle protein AMP1A-like (The sequence of the model RefSeq protein was modified relative to this genomic sequence to represent the inferred CDS: added 53 bases not found in genome assembly): MKLIVLACLAAVALAAPRPQDDPVAILRDDRQDDGDGNFKYEFESDDGTFVSAVGTPGAEGQSNIQGSYRFTLPDGTIAEVTYIANENGFQPQSDLLPTPHPLPAHAIEQIRFAEEQRAAGVVVGSSF